Within the Epinephelus moara isolate mb unplaced genomic scaffold, YSFRI_EMoa_1.0 scaffold1689, whole genome shotgun sequence genome, the region ACTAGtttattttacagcttttaCTAAACAATCAGATATTTACAGATTTCTGTGACTCATAAACCATCTCACCAGTGTCCAACAACACATTAAACCTGTCCAAAGTCACCAGTAATTATCAAACCACTTCCCAGACAAAAAGTCACCAGTAATTATCAAACCACTTCCCAGACAAAACATTCAAgtaaaaaaatctaaaagaaaAATTTGTTCAAAGTCAAACTGCAGCCTGACATATTTGGCGTCTTTACAAACAGTGATTTCTTCTGTCAGTGAGAGTAAATGTCTGTGGGTTTAACACAGGTTTAAATAGATATTCTCCACATAAAGTTTGTGTCATGATGCAGAGTTGAAGACATGAAAGTGTCAGATTAACATGCTGCCTGTGTGATGGGATACAAACTCAGCTTGGTTAATGGTAAAGGTCGCACATGGTAATCTTCCCTCCTCCCACACTCATTATAAAAGTGCAGCAACTTCAAGAGTGCCCCTTCGCCTAGGTGCTTTAGCATAACATAGCATAGCTGATTTTCCCCTGGTGAGGTTGGTCTTGATTTGTTTATTGCTCTCTACATCTCTGCCAAAGTGAATGGTTCATCAATTACATCATCTGTTACTTCCTTCCTGTTTAACACACCTGGACTCTGACTCACTATCCTTTCCCTTCTTCTGACAGATTATCTGAACTCTGTATCTTTGCAAAAGATTTGGCTGTGATCCCTCCATCTCCAACTGACATACTGTTCTTTTCACCACTGCTTGTGTTTTCCTCCACTATTCATAGGAGAGTAACAGGAATGTCAGCTTTGGGTTTCTGTAACTCAGACAGCTGCCCTCAGAAACTAGAGTCCAGGAGGGGGTGTTGCACCAGTTAGCCAGGTAACTTCTAAAATAATATGCAACAACTTCTTCAAGTATTTTTAATACATAGTAATAATCAATACTTCTGACCAATAGTGGTGAATGAGCGTTTAAAGCAGAAAAGcaatgatgaaataaaaatgaaaaatcattTCTTTCCCCTAATGGTCcaaaaatgtttgtagtttcaAAAATTAACTACaggaaaaatggcaaaaaagtaattaaactAGCTGAGTCAATATGCAAATATCAATGTCCAGCAAGCTActgcaaaatgtagttaaactactAGTTTAATTACATGTACTTTactactccccaacactggTGATTATTTTACTCTGACAGGAGAGATGATCAGAGGTGCAGAGTTTTTACCATCATCATTCCTACAGGGACTGAAGTATGGGAAGAGTTTCTCAGTGAAGGAGCAGCCAGTAAAGGAGTAGATAAGAGCTGCAGCATCTACGTCATAAAAGGAGACCAGACCCTCCTCATAATCCACAAACACCCCCACCTTCTGAGGCTGAGACTTCAGAGAGAGACGGACTGGAGGGCCGGCAAGAACTTCATACTCATTTCCATTTCTCATACATACAGTCCAGTAACCACACTGAGGGCTCATtctgatgtttttcttc harbors:
- the LOC126387055 gene encoding zinc-binding protein A33-like, whose protein sequence is MLNKEIKKLVAEFELKRVQQYAVDVTLDPDTAHPELILSDDGKQVKHGDVKKNLPDNPERFSCCFFVLGKQSFSSGRFYFEVQVKGKTNWDLGVARESVNRKKNIRMSPQCGYWTVCMRNGNEYEVLAGPPVRLSLKSQPQKVGVFVDYEEGLVSFYDVDAAALIYSFTGCSFTEKLFPYFSPCRNDDGKNSAPLIISPVRVK